AATTTTAAGATTAAATCTCTATGGTGGGCCTGATAAGACTTGAACTTATGACCTCACCCTTATCAGGGGTGCACTCTAACCAGCTGAGCTACAGGCCCTTGCTTAAAACTATTATAACCTTAGTCAACCTTTAAAATCTAAATAAGCTTTCAATTGATCATTTAATTGTAACTTTCTTATAGATATCTTGTGAGAGAGTATCTATATTGTACTCTAGAAAGGAGGTGATCCAACCGCAGGTTCTCCTACGGTTACCTTGTTACGACTTCACCCCAGTCGCTGATTCCACTGTGGAAGGTAGCTAATTTAGCATCCCTGCTTCGAGTGAAATCAACTCCCATGGTGTGACGGGCGGTGAGTACAAGACCCGGGAACGTATTCACCGTAGCATGGCTGATCTACGATTACTAGCGATTCCGGCTTCATGGGGTCGAGTTGCAGACCCCAATCCGAACTGGGACATATTTTATAGATTTGCTCCATCTTACGATATTGCGTCTTACTGTATATGCCATTGTAGCACGTGTGTCGCCCCGGACATAAGGGCCATGATGACTTGACGTCGTCCACACCTTCCTCCTACTTGCGTAGGCAGTCTGTTTAGAGAACTCAGCCGAACTGTTAGCAACTAAACACGTGGGTTGCGCTCGTTGCGGGACTTAACCCAACATCTCACGACACGAGCTGACGACAGCCGTGCAGCACCTGTCTTAACATTTCTGCAAGCAGACACTCTTCCATCTCTGGATGATTTGTTAGATATCAAGTCCGGGTAAGGTTCTTCGCGTATCTTCGAATTAAACCACATGCTCCACCGCTTGTGCGGGTCCCCGTCTATTCCTTTGAGTTTTAATCTTGCGACCGTACTCCCCAGGCGGTATACTTAATGCGTTAGCTGCATTACTGCTTTGACTTGCAAAGCAACAACTAGTATACATCGTTTAGGGCGTGGACTACCAGGGTATCTAATCCTGTTTGCTACCCACGCTTTCACGCCTCAGCGTCAGTTAGGTTCTAGTAGATCGCCTTCGCAATAAGTATTCCTCTTAACCTCTACGGATTTTACCCCTACGCTAAGAATTCCATCTACCTCTCCCCTACTCTAGACTACCAGTTTCCTGTGCAGTTTAATGGTTAAGCCATTAGATTTCACACAAGACTTGATAATCCGCCTACGCGTCCTTTACGCCCAGTGATTCCGAGTAACGCTTGCACCCCCCGTATTACCGCGGCTGCTGGCACGGAGTTAGCCGGTGCTTATTCGTTAGGTACCGTCATTATTCTTTCCTAACAAAAGGAGTTTACGCTCCGAAAAGTGTCATCCTCCACGCGGTATTGCTGCGTCAGGGTTTCCCCCATTGCGCAATATTCCTTACTGCTGCCTCCCGTAGGAGTTTGGACCGTGTCTCAGTTCCAATGTGACTGATCATCCTCTCAGACCAGTTACGCGTCATAGCCTTGGTAAGCCATTACCTTACCAACTAGCTGATACGATATAGTCTCATCTTACACCGAAAAAACTTTCCCAACTTAACTTATGATAAGTTGGAGTATAGAGTATTAGCAGTCATTTCTAACTGTTGTTCTCTAGTGTAAGGCAGATTAACTATATATTACTCACCCGTGCGCCACTAATTCATCCTAGCAAGCTAGGACTTCATCGTTCGACTTGCATGTATTAGGCATACCGCCAGCGTTCACTCTGAGCCAGGATCAAACTCTCCATAAAAATATGAAACTTTAGTATTTTTATATTACTATTATGGTATATAAAAACTAAAGAGTGTTTGTTTTTATTTAAGTTTAATCTTTAAAACTTTAATAGCTTAAATCTACTATGGAATTTATAGTAAAAATAAGATTTTAAAATATTTATTAATTTATAATTTTACTCTTAATTGATATAGTAAGTTAATTACTTGCTTATATCTAAGGTTCTCCATATTTTATATAGATATCTTAAAGTTATCTATATACGATAGAAAAGACTATAAAGAGTATATAAATAAATGGCTCAATCGATCACTTATTTAGATTTCAAAGATTGACTTTGATTTATAGTTTAACATTATTAAATTTAAAAAACATACTTTTATAAAAAGACTGTTTAACTTAGCTTGATAAAATTATTATTTAAGCTCTTTAAAAAGGCTTCCTTTAAAAGCGAAATGAAATTATACAAGAGTAAAGCTTAAATATAGCTGAAAGTTGGGGAGAAATTTCAAATTTATTGAAATTTCTACCTTATAAATGCCTTCTTGGTTCTATAAATATATAGTCTTTAAATAAAAAAAGCAAAATAAGGCAATTTTAGATTTTTACTAATTAATAGATAGTAACTATAAATTTCGAGTTTTTAACCCGAAATTTATCTGTTTTTTCTAGTTGCTCTTTTAAAATACAATATTATTAACCCAAAGATCAAAACCATTATAATAGGCATTATCCAGGGATTTGACTTTATGTGGTCAAAAAGTTTCATAAGTGGTTCGCCAAGGTAATAGCTAAGAAGTCCTAAGCTTATCGCCCAAACAACAGCACTTATAGCATTTATCATGCTAAATTTAGCAAAACTATATTTAGTAAGTCCAATAGCAAGTGGAACAAGCGTTTTTATACCATAAATGTATTTCTTAAAAAATATAATCTTTCCACCATGTTTTTTAAATAAAATTTGAGCTAAAGCTAAGCTTCTTTTTTGCTTTTTAAGATATGGCATAATCTCAGTTTTACTATATCTTGTAAGATAGAAAAGTAGCGTATCACCTAAGAAATTTGATATAGCTGCTACGACAATAACTATAGCTAAATTCATCTGGCCAGCATAACTTAAAACCCCAGCTGCTACAAGAGCGACAAATCCGCCACCAAGAGTGTAGAAAAACAAAATCAAATATCCCCAAGTAGATAAGGAAGTTAACATCTCTTGCATTATTTATTTACCGCTTTTATAAGATTATCATATCCATAAACTGAGCTATTATATACAGTATTTGACTCTATATTTAGCACAAAGCCACCAAGACTTACCCCAGCAAATGCACCACTTTTACTTGTATATGCGTAGATATCTTTATCAAAAACATCT
The sequence above is a segment of the Campylobacter corcagiensis genome. Coding sequences within it:
- a CDS encoding DedA family protein — translated: MQEMLTSLSTWGYLILFFYTLGGGFVALVAAGVLSYAGQMNLAIVIVVAAISNFLGDTLLFYLTRYSKTEIMPYLKKQKRSLALAQILFKKHGGKIIFFKKYIYGIKTLVPLAIGLTKYSFAKFSMINAISAVVWAISLGLLSYYLGEPLMKLFDHIKSNPWIMPIIMVLIFGLIILYFKRATRKNR